The following proteins are encoded in a genomic region of Burkholderia gladioli:
- a CDS encoding TetR family transcriptional regulator produces the protein MSTRRTPRLAVRKQPQQARSTELVAAILEAATQVLAREGAARFTTARVAEKAGVSVGSVYQYFPNKAAILFRLQSDEWRRTTAMLRAILEDRRDPPPERLHKMVHAFILSECEEADMRVALNDAAPLYRDAPEAREVRASSAGTLDRFMLEVLPGASPATLQLAGEMIGATLRLVGKQFSERPRTPAEIEAYARAMSDMFCAYLRELASR, from the coding sequence ATGAGCACGCGTCGCACGCCCCGTCTTGCGGTGCGCAAGCAGCCGCAACAGGCACGCTCGACGGAACTCGTCGCGGCCATCCTCGAGGCGGCCACCCAGGTGCTGGCCAGGGAAGGCGCGGCGCGCTTCACCACCGCGCGCGTGGCCGAGAAGGCCGGGGTCAGCGTGGGCTCGGTCTACCAGTATTTCCCGAACAAGGCGGCGATCCTGTTTCGCCTGCAATCCGACGAATGGCGCCGCACCACCGCGATGCTGCGCGCGATCCTCGAGGACCGCCGCGATCCGCCGCCCGAGCGCCTGCACAAGATGGTGCACGCCTTCATCCTCTCGGAATGCGAGGAAGCCGACATGCGGGTGGCGCTCAACGACGCCGCGCCGCTGTATCGCGACGCGCCGGAAGCGCGCGAGGTCCGGGCCTCGAGCGCCGGCACCCTGGATCGCTTCATGCTGGAGGTGCTGCCCGGCGCGTCGCCGGCCACGCTGCAACTGGCCGGGGAGATGATCGGCGCCACCTTGCGGCTGGTCGGCAAGCAGTTTTCCGAGCGCCCGCGCACGCCGGCCGAGATCGAGGCCTATGCCAGGGCCATGTCCGATATGTTCTGCGCCTACCTGCGGGAACTGGCGAGCCGCTGA
- a CDS encoding porin, whose translation MKCTRMMAAGALALGCGSACAQGSVTLYGILDTGLEFVTHAGPSGKSLVRMPGITGSVPSRWGLRGTEDLGGGYSASFVLEDGFNLRGGDLNQGGRLFGRQAWVGLANRYGTLSFGRQYTMSFWAIVDADALGPDIYGGVGSIDSYIPNARSDNTIAYKGSFGGVTLGATYSFGRDSAGTGNSPGQGTCAGSIPGDFNACRQWSVLLRYDAGSFGVAAAYDEQRGGPGAAANLFNGSAAIPLTHSGDKDARTQLNGYLKLGPVKLGGGWLGRRVVVGTPGLQGVHTDIFYLSGTWFVTPTVILDGGAYRTIDTAQDTRATLAALRGTYLLSKRSSVYLQSGYVFNSARARYTLSQGGPGATPNAGVGQLGIMAGIRHSF comes from the coding sequence ATGAAGTGCACAAGGATGATGGCGGCCGGCGCGCTCGCGCTGGGCTGCGGGAGCGCCTGCGCGCAAGGCAGCGTGACGCTGTACGGCATACTCGATACGGGCCTCGAGTTCGTCACGCATGCCGGGCCGAGCGGCAAGAGCCTGGTGCGGATGCCCGGCATCACCGGCTCGGTGCCCTCGCGCTGGGGCCTGCGCGGCACCGAGGACCTGGGCGGAGGTTATTCGGCGAGCTTCGTGCTCGAGGACGGCTTCAACCTGCGTGGCGGCGACCTCAACCAGGGCGGCCGCCTGTTCGGCCGGCAGGCCTGGGTCGGCCTGGCGAATCGCTACGGCACGCTCAGCTTCGGGCGGCAATACACCATGTCGTTCTGGGCGATCGTCGATGCCGATGCGCTGGGGCCCGACATCTACGGCGGCGTCGGCTCGATCGATTCGTACATCCCCAACGCGCGCAGCGACAACACCATCGCCTACAAGGGCAGCTTCGGCGGCGTGACGCTGGGCGCGACCTATTCGTTCGGGCGCGATTCGGCTGGCACCGGCAACTCGCCGGGGCAGGGCACCTGCGCGGGATCGATCCCGGGGGATTTCAACGCGTGCCGTCAATGGTCAGTACTCCTGCGGTACGACGCCGGCAGCTTCGGGGTGGCGGCGGCCTACGACGAGCAGCGCGGCGGCCCCGGCGCGGCTGCCAACCTGTTCAACGGCAGCGCGGCGATCCCGCTCACCCATAGCGGCGACAAGGACGCGCGCACCCAGCTCAACGGCTATCTCAAGCTCGGGCCGGTGAAGCTCGGCGGCGGCTGGCTGGGGCGGCGCGTGGTGGTCGGCACGCCGGGGCTGCAGGGCGTGCATACCGACATCTTCTACCTGAGCGGAACCTGGTTCGTGACGCCCACGGTGATCCTCGACGGCGGCGCCTATCGCACCATCGACACGGCCCAGGACACGCGTGCCACGCTGGCCGCGCTGCGCGGCACCTACCTGCTGTCCAAGCGCAGCAGCGTGTACCTGCAAAGCGGCTACGTGTTCAACAGCGCGAGGGCGCGCTACACGCTGAGCCAGGGCGGGCCCGGTGCCACGCCCAATGCCGGCGTCGGCCAGCTCGGCATCATGGCGGGAATTCGGCATTCGTTCTGA
- a CDS encoding arabinose transporter, which translates to MSTYSQADASRARLYLLAAVLFVSYLCVAIPLPVIPVFVTHQLGLDNVWAGLGVGVAFFTTIFTRGYAGKLADRHGAKTAVARGMLLYAAGAAVSLLAGLSSGAPAALATLIAGRLLLGVGESLVGVGIITWGVGLMGPARSGQVLAVVGAAFYGAFVVGGPLGLLLFDRVGFAGTMAISAVLPLLGLAAIAGMAGVAPHPHAERPSFLSVVGQVWLHGLVVCLQGIGFAAIGAFFALDFLQQGWHYAGLGLSAFGAGFVLVRMSFGHLPDRIGGLPVAIGSLAVETVGQFLIWGAHDPALALAGAFLTGLGCSMVFPAMGREVVHLVAPHLRGTAMGAFAAFQDLAYGLTGPVAGLLADRAGYGHVFLTGGLAALAGLLIALYLRRARVAVAQ; encoded by the coding sequence ATGTCGACATATTCGCAAGCCGATGCATCGCGAGCGCGGCTCTACCTGCTCGCCGCGGTCCTGTTCGTTTCCTATCTCTGCGTGGCGATCCCGCTGCCGGTCATCCCCGTGTTCGTGACGCACCAGCTCGGTCTGGACAACGTCTGGGCCGGCCTGGGCGTGGGCGTCGCGTTCTTCACCACGATCTTCACGCGCGGCTACGCCGGCAAGCTGGCGGACCGGCACGGCGCGAAGACGGCCGTGGCGCGCGGCATGCTGCTGTACGCCGCGGGCGCGGCGGTGTCGCTGCTCGCCGGCCTGTCGAGCGGCGCGCCGGCCGCGCTGGCGACGCTGATCGCCGGGCGCCTGCTGCTGGGCGTCGGCGAGAGCCTGGTCGGCGTCGGCATCATCACTTGGGGCGTGGGCCTGATGGGCCCGGCGCGCTCCGGCCAGGTGCTGGCCGTGGTCGGCGCGGCTTTCTACGGCGCGTTCGTGGTGGGCGGCCCGCTCGGCCTGCTGCTGTTCGATCGCGTCGGCTTCGCCGGCACCATGGCGATCAGCGCCGTGCTGCCCCTGCTCGGGCTCGCGGCGATCGCCGGCATGGCGGGCGTCGCGCCGCATCCGCATGCCGAGCGCCCGAGCTTCCTGAGCGTGGTCGGCCAGGTCTGGCTGCATGGGCTGGTGGTCTGCCTGCAGGGGATCGGCTTCGCCGCGATCGGCGCCTTCTTCGCGCTCGACTTCCTGCAGCAGGGCTGGCATTACGCCGGCCTGGGCCTGAGCGCCTTCGGCGCGGGCTTCGTGCTGGTGCGCATGAGCTTCGGCCATCTGCCCGACCGCATCGGCGGCCTGCCGGTGGCGATCGGCTCGCTGGCGGTGGAGACGGTCGGCCAGTTCCTGATCTGGGGCGCGCACGACCCGGCCCTGGCGCTGGCGGGCGCCTTCCTCACCGGGCTCGGCTGCTCGATGGTGTTTCCGGCGATGGGCCGCGAGGTGGTGCACCTGGTGGCGCCGCACCTGCGCGGCACCGCGATGGGCGCCTTCGCCGCGTTCCAGGATCTCGCCTACGGCCTGACCGGGCCGGTGGCGGGCCTGCTCGCCGATCGCGCCGGCTACGGCCACGTGTTCCTCACCGGCGGCCTGGCGGCCCTGGCCGGGCTGCTGATCGCGCTGTACCTGCGCCGCGCGCGCGTGGCCGTGGCGCAATGA
- a CDS encoding SDR family oxidoreductase yields MEKRALIIGASGIVGSNLADQLRSSGWQVAGLSRGRTAVSPDIEPIVADLGDAASVQAALAGRSFSHVFFTAWARQATEKENIRVNGAMVRHVLDAVGPSGSIEHAALVTGLKHYLGPFEAYATGAVPLTPFREEQGRQPVENFYYEQEDRLFEAARRHGFSWSVHRPHTIIGHAIGNAMNMGVTLAVYATLCRETGQPFRFPGSEAQWNGLTDMTDARLLARHLEWAADSDNARDEAFNVVNGDVFRWKWMWSQLADYFGIEAVPFDGQPRPLEARMGDAGAAWSEIAARFQLREPELGKLASWWHTDADLGRPMEVLTDMSKSRKAGFLDYQSTPDAFFALFERLRQERVIPR; encoded by the coding sequence ATGGAAAAACGGGCACTCATCATTGGCGCGAGCGGCATCGTCGGCTCCAACCTGGCCGACCAGCTGCGCTCGAGCGGCTGGCAGGTCGCCGGCCTGTCGCGCGGGCGCACGGCCGTCTCGCCCGACATCGAGCCAATCGTGGCCGACCTCGGCGACGCGGCTTCGGTGCAGGCGGCGCTGGCGGGCCGCAGCTTCAGCCACGTGTTCTTCACGGCCTGGGCCCGCCAGGCCACGGAGAAGGAGAATATCCGCGTCAACGGCGCCATGGTGCGTCACGTGCTGGATGCCGTGGGGCCTTCGGGCAGCATCGAGCATGCCGCGCTGGTGACGGGCCTCAAGCACTATCTCGGCCCCTTCGAGGCCTATGCGACCGGCGCGGTGCCGCTCACGCCGTTTCGCGAGGAACAGGGCCGGCAGCCCGTGGAAAACTTCTACTACGAGCAGGAAGACCGGCTGTTCGAGGCCGCGCGGCGCCATGGCTTCAGTTGGAGCGTGCATCGCCCGCACACCATCATCGGCCATGCGATCGGCAATGCGATGAACATGGGCGTGACGCTGGCCGTCTATGCCACGCTGTGCCGGGAGACCGGCCAGCCCTTCCGGTTCCCAGGTTCCGAGGCGCAATGGAACGGCCTGACCGACATGACCGATGCCCGGCTGCTGGCCCGCCACCTGGAATGGGCGGCCGATTCCGACAACGCCCGTGACGAGGCCTTCAACGTCGTCAACGGCGACGTGTTCCGCTGGAAATGGATGTGGTCGCAACTGGCCGACTATTTCGGCATCGAGGCGGTGCCCTTCGACGGGCAACCGCGTCCGCTGGAGGCGCGCATGGGCGATGCCGGAGCGGCGTGGAGCGAGATCGCCGCCCGCTTCCAGCTGCGCGAGCCGGAGCTCGGCAAGCTGGCCTCGTGGTGGCATACCGATGCCGATCTCGGCCGCCCGATGGAAGTGCTGACCGACATGAGCAAGAGCCGCAAGGCGGGCTTCCTCGATTACCAGAGCACGCCCGATGCGTTCTTCGCGCTGTTCGAGCGGCTCAGGCAGGAGCGGGTGATTCCGCGGTGA
- a CDS encoding fumarylacetoacetate hydrolase family protein — translation MRLVNFMMDGRATLGVRDGDAVRVLGHETLETLLARGIDLAEWASAQDDGRRLPVDGLHWLPPLRHPPKILCVGLNFADHTRESNYEQPAYPTLFLRVDTSLVAHGQPMIRPAVKDSEGLDFEGEIAVVLGRGGRHIARERALDCVAGYALFNDGSVREYQFKTPQWTVGKNFDATGAFGPELITSDELPPGIKGLRLETRLNGELVQSASTDDLVFDVATLISIISEAITLEPGDVIVSGTPSGIGWARTPRLLMKAGDVCEVSVEGMGTLRNPIADEAAR, via the coding sequence ATGCGCTTGGTGAATTTCATGATGGATGGACGTGCCACGCTCGGCGTGCGCGATGGCGACGCGGTGCGCGTGCTCGGCCACGAGACGCTGGAGACGCTGCTGGCGCGCGGCATCGACCTGGCCGAGTGGGCGAGCGCCCAGGACGATGGGCGCCGGCTGCCGGTGGACGGCCTGCACTGGCTGCCGCCGCTGCGGCATCCGCCGAAGATCCTCTGCGTCGGCCTCAACTTCGCCGACCACACCAGGGAGAGCAACTACGAGCAGCCGGCCTATCCGACGCTGTTCCTGCGCGTCGATACCAGCCTGGTGGCGCATGGGCAGCCGATGATCCGCCCGGCGGTGAAGGATTCCGAGGGCCTCGATTTCGAGGGCGAGATCGCCGTGGTGCTGGGCCGGGGCGGGCGCCATATCGCCAGGGAGCGGGCCCTCGATTGCGTGGCGGGTTACGCGCTGTTCAACGACGGCTCGGTGCGCGAGTACCAGTTCAAGACGCCGCAATGGACCGTCGGCAAGAACTTCGACGCCACCGGCGCCTTCGGCCCGGAGCTGATCACGTCGGACGAGCTGCCGCCCGGGATCAAGGGGCTGCGGCTGGAAACGCGGCTGAACGGCGAGCTGGTGCAGTCGGCCAGCACCGACGACCTGGTGTTCGACGTCGCCACGCTGATCAGCATCATCAGCGAGGCGATCACCCTGGAGCCCGGCGACGTGATCGTCTCGGGCACGCCCTCGGGGATCGGCTGGGCGCGCACGCCGCGGCTGCTGATGAAGGCCGGCGACGTCTGCGAGGTCAGCGTCGAGGGCATGGGCACCCTGCGCAATCCGATCGCGGACGAAGCGGCCCGCTGA
- a CDS encoding LysR family transcriptional regulator, translated as MRIVNDRVEEMRIFVKIVELLSFTRAAEAMQLTTPTVSRVMRRLEERTRLRLLSRSTRSVGPTPEGYAYYEGCVALLSQLDRLDRSTELAAGVPEGRVRVALPAPFAQHLLIPALPLLFEAYPALDVEIVTADGELNLVEAGVDCALRVGAIRETSLVARPVGHAAEIFCAAPAYLRRHAEPRELTQLRAHPIVGNGVHAPGEWDEGEKIVVRGALRQRASAADANAYLACAVAGLGIAFGYRLAFQPCLDAGTLREILPAHRPPPKPVHIVYYPSQRMPNRVRVFVDWFREVLIEALDQGVPAQALSHVDPRTGLAAATS; from the coding sequence ATGAGAATCGTCAACGACCGCGTCGAGGAGATGCGGATCTTCGTGAAGATCGTCGAGCTGCTGAGCTTCACTCGGGCCGCCGAGGCCATGCAGCTGACCACGCCGACCGTGTCCAGGGTGATGCGGCGCCTGGAGGAGCGCACCCGGCTGCGGCTGCTGAGCCGCTCGACGCGCAGCGTCGGCCCGACGCCGGAAGGTTATGCCTATTACGAGGGCTGCGTGGCCTTGCTGAGCCAGCTCGATCGGCTCGATCGCAGCACCGAGCTGGCGGCCGGCGTGCCGGAAGGGCGCGTGAGGGTGGCGCTGCCCGCGCCGTTCGCGCAGCATCTGCTGATCCCCGCCTTGCCGCTGCTGTTCGAGGCCTATCCCGCGCTCGACGTCGAGATCGTGACGGCCGACGGCGAGCTCAACCTGGTGGAGGCCGGGGTGGATTGCGCGCTGCGCGTCGGCGCGATCCGCGAGACCAGCCTGGTGGCGCGCCCGGTGGGCCACGCGGCGGAGATCTTCTGCGCCGCGCCGGCCTATCTGCGCCGGCACGCGGAGCCGCGCGAGCTGACTCAGTTGCGTGCGCATCCAATCGTCGGCAATGGCGTGCACGCGCCGGGCGAATGGGACGAGGGCGAGAAGATCGTGGTGCGGGGCGCGTTGCGGCAACGCGCCAGCGCGGCCGATGCGAATGCCTACCTGGCCTGCGCGGTCGCCGGGCTGGGTATCGCGTTCGGCTATCGCCTGGCGTTCCAGCCCTGCCTCGACGCCGGCACCCTGCGCGAGATCCTTCCCGCGCATCGGCCGCCGCCGAAGCCGGTGCACATCGTCTACTACCCGAGCCAGCGCATGCCCAACCGCGTGCGCGTGTTCGTCGACTGGTTCCGCGAGGTGCTGATCGAGGCGCTCGACCAGGGCGTGCCGGCCCAGGCGCTGTCGCATGTCGACCCGCGAACCGGCCTGGCCGCCGCCACCTCATGA
- a CDS encoding siderophore-interacting protein, with the protein MNFSWLHGGAQAPRIERIRHDVKIRTLRVTQVERLTPHMARVTFTGEELADFRSLAPDDRVKLSFTSAAGLESRRDYTVRRVDVDARLLVIDFALHDAGPASNWARAARPGDTLSIGGPKGSAVISPEVRRWLLIGDETALPAIGRRIEEASAGTRITSLVSVAGAAERQHFESAARLDARWAYRPLSEADRPDALLAAAREIEVEADTFLWVAAEATVARALRRHFVDDRGHPAKWFKFSGYWVAGQADAHERID; encoded by the coding sequence ATGAATTTTTCCTGGTTGCATGGCGGCGCGCAGGCGCCGCGGATCGAGCGGATCCGTCACGACGTGAAGATCCGCACGCTGCGCGTGACGCAGGTCGAGCGCCTGACGCCGCACATGGCGCGTGTGACCTTTACCGGCGAGGAACTGGCGGATTTCCGCAGCCTCGCCCCCGACGATCGCGTCAAGCTGTCCTTCACCAGCGCCGCCGGCCTCGAATCGCGGCGTGACTACACCGTGCGTCGCGTCGACGTCGACGCGCGCCTGCTGGTGATCGACTTCGCCCTGCACGACGCCGGCCCCGCCTCGAACTGGGCACGTGCCGCGCGGCCCGGCGACACGCTCAGCATCGGCGGCCCCAAGGGTTCGGCGGTGATCTCGCCGGAGGTGCGTCGCTGGCTGCTGATCGGCGATGAGACGGCGCTGCCGGCGATCGGCCGCCGCATCGAGGAGGCGAGCGCCGGCACGCGCATCACCAGCCTGGTCAGCGTGGCCGGCGCCGCCGAGCGGCAGCACTTCGAGAGCGCCGCGCGGCTCGATGCGCGCTGGGCCTACCGGCCGCTGTCCGAGGCAGATCGGCCCGATGCGCTGCTGGCCGCGGCGCGGGAGATCGAGGTCGAGGCCGATACCTTCCTGTGGGTGGCCGCCGAGGCGACCGTGGCGCGTGCCTTGCGCCGTCATTTCGTCGATGATCGCGGCCATCCCGCCAAGTGGTTCAAGTTCTCGGGATACTGGGTGGCGGGGCAGGCCGACGCGCACGAGCGCATCGACTGA
- a CDS encoding helix-turn-helix transcriptional regulator: protein MEKQQRLDELGDFLRTRRARLRPEDVGLPAGSRRKTPGLRREEVAELAGISMTWYAWLEQGREVNVSFKTVESLANALRLPPHERRHLFELANHYTPPGPYPVVQNVTGTVRRMLDQLGAMPAYVVDGNWNYVGWNEAARRVFGDFGAMPAPRRNLLWFTFQQDGARSLFLDWDAYAKCVLAQFRGDYILRPAEDVFLRELVEELIDSDPDFRLWWAEHEVLERSDWRKRIAHPRAGRLELDALSLEVPDAPGMRIMVYAPAPSTDTARRIAALMASADPSATSRESAESVKKTA from the coding sequence ATGGAAAAGCAGCAACGCCTGGACGAACTGGGTGATTTCCTGCGGACGCGCCGCGCGCGGCTGCGGCCCGAGGATGTGGGGCTGCCCGCCGGCAGCCGCCGCAAGACACCCGGCCTGCGGCGCGAGGAGGTGGCCGAGCTGGCCGGCATCAGCATGACCTGGTATGCCTGGCTGGAGCAGGGCCGCGAGGTCAACGTCTCGTTCAAGACCGTCGAGAGCCTGGCGAACGCGCTGAGGCTGCCGCCGCACGAGCGCCGGCACCTGTTCGAACTGGCCAATCACTATACGCCGCCCGGCCCCTATCCGGTGGTGCAGAACGTGACCGGCACGGTGCGCCGCATGCTCGACCAGCTCGGGGCGATGCCGGCCTACGTGGTGGACGGCAACTGGAATTACGTGGGCTGGAACGAGGCGGCGCGGCGCGTGTTCGGCGACTTCGGCGCGATGCCGGCGCCGCGCCGCAACCTGCTGTGGTTCACCTTCCAGCAGGACGGCGCGCGTTCGCTGTTTCTCGATTGGGACGCCTACGCGAAATGCGTGCTCGCGCAGTTTCGGGGCGACTACATCCTGCGGCCGGCCGAGGACGTGTTCCTGCGCGAGCTGGTCGAGGAACTGATCGACAGCGACCCGGATTTCCGCCTCTGGTGGGCCGAGCACGAGGTGCTCGAACGCAGCGACTGGCGCAAGCGCATCGCGCATCCACGGGCGGGGCGACTGGAACTCGACGCGCTCTCGCTCGAGGTACCCGATGCGCCGGGCATGCGGATCATGGTGTATGCGCCGGCGCCGTCGACCGATACGGCGCGGCGGATCGCGGCCTTGATGGCGAGCGCGGATCCGTCGGCGACATCGCGCGAGTCGGCGGAGTCGGTGAAAAAGACCGCCTGA
- a CDS encoding MFS transporter — MQAQSVSPPGAVEAAKASSLPLLTLVLCFLVVAADGFDVASVGYVAPLLRSAWALTPAQLGPIFGAGLFGLTVGSFLFGPLADRVGRKRVIAISLLLFGLGSLACAFAPSAGWLVALRFLTGAGLGGAMPNAITLSSEFSPAKGRAMRVTLMFCGFTLGLAGGGLVASLLLPSFGWQGVFVFGGLFPLLLVPVIWIWLPESLRFMAGKPRHEAEARRVIARLSGDANTPIERLVPEGEQADSRAGNAIGLLFSPRYRTGTWLLWLAFFCTLWVYYQVSSWLPTVITGAGISASHAARVGAMLPLGGTLGSLVNARLMDRMNPFFVLSGSYAIAAVAVALIGGAIGHPALVYLTVFMAGFGLSGAQTGANVLVAGFYATAARATGVSWALGVGRIGSIIGSMTGGLLLVELPAPTAAFAVFAAPVVVAGLAMFATGWLYRAGGPDGAARA; from the coding sequence ATGCAAGCGCAATCCGTATCACCGCCGGGCGCCGTCGAGGCCGCGAAGGCTTCCTCGCTACCCCTGCTCACGCTCGTGCTGTGCTTCCTCGTGGTGGCGGCCGACGGCTTCGACGTCGCCTCGGTCGGCTACGTCGCGCCGCTGCTGAGATCGGCCTGGGCGCTGACGCCCGCGCAGCTCGGCCCGATCTTCGGCGCGGGGCTGTTCGGCCTCACGGTGGGCAGCTTCCTGTTCGGGCCGCTGGCCGATCGCGTCGGCCGCAAGCGCGTGATCGCGATCTCGCTCTTGCTGTTCGGCCTGGGCAGCCTGGCCTGCGCCTTCGCGCCCAGCGCGGGCTGGCTGGTCGCGCTGCGCTTCCTGACCGGCGCGGGGCTCGGCGGGGCGATGCCCAACGCGATCACGCTCTCCTCGGAGTTCAGCCCGGCGAAGGGCCGCGCGATGCGCGTCACGCTGATGTTCTGCGGCTTCACGCTTGGGTTGGCGGGCGGCGGCCTGGTCGCCTCGCTGCTGCTGCCGAGCTTCGGCTGGCAGGGCGTGTTCGTGTTCGGCGGCCTGTTCCCGCTGCTGCTGGTGCCGGTGATCTGGATCTGGCTGCCCGAATCGCTGCGCTTCATGGCGGGCAAGCCGCGCCACGAAGCGGAGGCGCGCCGCGTGATCGCGCGCCTGAGCGGCGATGCGAACACGCCGATCGAACGGCTGGTGCCCGAAGGCGAGCAAGCCGACAGCCGTGCCGGAAACGCGATCGGCCTGCTGTTCTCGCCGCGCTATCGCACCGGCACCTGGCTGCTCTGGCTGGCCTTCTTCTGCACCTTGTGGGTCTATTACCAGGTCAGCAGCTGGCTGCCCACGGTGATCACCGGCGCGGGCATCAGCGCCTCGCACGCGGCCCGCGTCGGCGCCATGCTGCCGCTGGGCGGCACCCTCGGCTCGCTCGTCAACGCGCGCCTGATGGATCGCATGAATCCCTTCTTCGTGCTGAGCGGCTCGTATGCGATCGCCGCCGTGGCGGTCGCCCTGATCGGCGGCGCGATCGGCCATCCCGCGCTGGTCTACCTGACGGTGTTCATGGCCGGCTTCGGGCTGTCCGGCGCGCAGACCGGCGCGAACGTGCTGGTGGCCGGCTTCTACGCCACCGCGGCGCGCGCCACCGGCGTGAGCTGGGCGCTCGGCGTGGGCCGCATCGGCTCGATCATCGGCTCGATGACGGGCGGCCTGCTGCTGGTCGAACTCCCTGCGCCGACGGCGGCCTTCGCGGTGTTCGCCGCGCCGGTGGTGGTGGCCGGCCTCGCCATGTTCGCCACCGGCTGGCTCTACCGGGCAGGTGGCCCGGACGGCGCGGCGCGGGCGTGA
- a CDS encoding VOC family protein: MSEPVAPSARAGVHSIDHFALNVPSIDEAERFYTRFGLDVRRAGARGEELELRAGDGRRWARVLPAARKSLAYLSFNCYEADLDALLAQTRAAGGRLTTGEGPGFWFHDPDGNLVEVKPGPKTSPASKIPHSVPGTPADRRGNCTRAEVRQVRPGRLSHVLLFSPDVSRALDFHGRALGLRLSDRSLDLIAFTHAPHGSDHHLLAFAKSSARGWHHAAWDVEDVNRVGEGAAQMAAAGYTRGWGTGRHVLGSNYFHYVEDPWGSFCEYSADIDYVSAGQAWPAGDFDPEDSLYMWGPAVPDNFTRNSEV; encoded by the coding sequence ATGAGCGAACCGGTAGCGCCGTCGGCCCGGGCCGGCGTGCATTCGATCGATCACTTCGCCTTGAACGTGCCGTCGATCGACGAGGCCGAGCGTTTCTACACCCGCTTCGGCCTGGACGTGCGCCGCGCCGGCGCGCGGGGCGAGGAACTCGAACTGCGCGCCGGCGACGGCCGGCGTTGGGCGCGCGTGCTGCCCGCCGCGCGCAAGTCGCTGGCTTACCTGAGCTTCAACTGCTACGAAGCCGATCTCGACGCGCTGCTGGCGCAGACGCGGGCGGCGGGAGGCAGGCTGACGACGGGCGAGGGGCCCGGCTTCTGGTTCCACGATCCCGACGGCAACCTGGTCGAGGTGAAGCCCGGCCCCAAGACCAGCCCCGCGTCGAAGATCCCTCACTCGGTACCGGGCACGCCGGCCGACCGGCGCGGCAACTGCACGCGCGCCGAAGTCCGGCAGGTGCGCCCGGGGCGCCTCTCGCATGTGCTGCTGTTCTCGCCCGACGTGTCGCGCGCGCTGGATTTCCACGGGCGCGCGCTGGGCCTGCGCCTGTCCGATCGCTCGCTCGACCTGATCGCCTTCACGCATGCCCCGCACGGCAGCGACCACCACCTGCTGGCGTTCGCCAAGAGCAGCGCGCGCGGCTGGCATCACGCCGCCTGGGACGTGGAGGACGTCAACCGCGTGGGCGAGGGCGCGGCGCAAATGGCGGCGGCCGGCTACACGCGCGGCTGGGGCACCGGGCGGCACGTGCTCGGCTCGAACTATTTCCACTACGTCGAGGATCCCTGGGGCTCGTTTTGCGAGTACTCGGCCGACATCGACTATGTCTCGGCGGGACAGGCGTGGCCCGCCGGCGATTTCGACCCGGAGGATTCGCTCTATATGTGGGGGCCGGCAGTCCCCGACAACTTCACTCGAAACAGCGAGGTGTGA